TACGTTCCAAAGAAAAACTCTGTAAAATTAGCCTCTGCCATTCAGCAGAGAGGAGAAAATCTTACTGCTCTGCTCGGCAGCTAGGTAGCACACACGCCCGTGTTTAGTTGCCttccgtaaaatttttgaaagaacatctttctacatttaaaatactaaacataggctaatcataaaaataattacagaactcgtctgtaaatcgcgagacgaatctaatgagcctgatTAATCCggcattagaggttgtttactgtagcattactgtagcaatttagtgtccagttgcagcctaattaggttcattagattcgtctcgcgatttacaggcagcagtcgcaatgtgttttttatttcgtctagatttaagtaggtgccgaatttttttttggattttttatttttggaactaaacacggcgtaGGATTGCGGGCAGAAGATCCTGGCGAGTGCATGGGAGGGATAGGAGGCCCGTTAATCCCTTGCAGACCGATGGAACAACAATGATATGCTCGGATAGAGCCAACCGTCTCATGGATCGATGGCGAAGAGGCGGCAGCATCACTGACCAGCTCCCGTGTTTTTCTCTCCCAGTGTCCTCCCCTTCCCCTGCTCGCGGCTATAAAGCTCGGCACCACCTTCCTGGCCTCTTCCGGACTCGCACCCCGGCTCGGCCACTCCCATCAACAccacctgcctgcctgcctagcTACGCCACCATAtccgcctgcctgcctgcctgcttaCTCATCGTCATCAGTTCTTCTTTTCCGATCGATCTCCCCTGTAATTTCTGATCACGGCAGAGATTGCAGCCCGGCTTGAGATCTAGCTAGCTCGCTCGCTTGCTCGGGACTTCGGGAGATCAGAAGAGGGAGGATCAGAGCTAGGAGCTATAGCCATGGGGAGAGCGCCGTGCTGCGACAAGGCGAGCGTGAAGAAGGGGCCGTGGTCGCCGGAGGAGGACGCCAAGCTCAAGGCCTACATCGAGGAGCACGGCACCGGCGGCAACTGGATCGCGCTGCCGCAGAAGATTGGTATGTATGCATGTTCTCCTGGTCGGTCGACGATCTCGCTTGGTGTTTTTGGTTGCGCATGCACTTCATCATCCCGTTATCTCTTTGGTTCCTTCTGATCCGTGTGCTACTGCCTACCTCTACATACGGACTATCTAGCCCTGTCATGCATGGCGCAACATGATCGAATATGGATGCAGTAGCCGCGATAGCTAGGTAGCTGGTCTTTGTATTCATTCGATTTAGAGCCCAAACTTTTTCAAAAGATGGATACCTGCCTTTGCATATCGACTGACCCCATCAATTTCTCCACCCTTGAACCAGCAGATCCAAAAGACTTTTCTAGTATCATATGAATGTctgattgatttttttttcatccatGCATCATCAAAGGTTTTGATGAGAGGAGATGTGACGCTGTTCCATCGTGTATATAGATTGATCTATTTGTTTGTCGTGGTGTAAGAGATCTAGCTAGAGAGTATCATATATATCAATCAAATTTCCCTAGCCTTTCTCAATTATATTATTAAGATAAGAAACGGGAAACAAACATGATAATTACATGAAATCAGAACAAACGAGTAGCTAGGTCTCAGTATTTTTTCGACCTGGATAGTATCTTTCCTATATGCTAGCTTAGAATTTGTTTTCTGTATACATAGGTTTGTAGATTGGTAGTATATATATTCTTCTACTGAGGTTCTGTCCCTGTACTAGTACCTATATATATTGTTAGTAATAGCAGTATGgcaatcattttttttctcttgtttCCATTATTCTGCTTTATTTCTGAATGAACTGATGGTTGCCTGTTAATTTATTTGATACAATTTGAAGAAACTGTGGTAAATTAATGCATATGATTCGTTGCAGGGCTGAAGAGATGCGGGAAAAGCTGCAGGCTGAGATGGCTCAACTATCTGAGGCCAAACATTAAGCACGGTGACTTCACAGAAGAAGAGGAGCATATCATTTGCAGCCTCTACATTAGCATCGGAAGCAGGTAACAAACTAACAAACAGTTAACATAATTAGCAAACTACATCGCATGTGTAATTGTTTATGCAACCTCTGCCTCTGCACATactttatttaattatttcctcTTTTCCCTTGACGAATTTGATCAGAGATCCTTATCTGCTTCGATAGAGAAGTAGACTACTAGATCATATCCCATGCATAAGCATGGCACACACAATTACCTGTGGCTAATTAACTACCTTTCTGGCTTCTGCTCATGCATCATCGTTCATGTTCAGGTGGTCCATTATTGCCGCGCAGCTGCCGGGGCGGACGGACAACGACATCAAGAACTACTGGAACACCAAGCTGAAGAAGAAGCTCCTCGGCAAGCGCGCGCCGTCCCGCCGCGCGAGGGCGAACCAGGCGGATCCCTACCTCGTCGTCGCGGCGGGCGGCAACATGTGcagcaccagcggcggcggtggcggcaacaACGGCATCAGCGCCACGGCTGCCACGCCGCAAGCCCTAAGCGCGTCGGCCCTCGAGCGCATCCAGCTCCACATGCGCCTCCAAGGCCTGTACGGCGCGTTCGGCTGCGCCACCAACAACGacagcgccgccacggccgcggcagcgccgccgtggcccaagCTCGAGACGCTGCTGCAGACGAACAAGCTGCTCCAGGGTTCGCTGCCGACCGACGCCGTGGCGACGACAGTCGTCAGcgtgcagcagccccagcattTGGCCGACCAgagcggcctcgccgccggcgccggtgaagcCGAGCACCAGCTCAGCTCTGCCACCGGCGCAACCTACATGGCGCCGCCGGGGAGTTTCGAGCGGCCCAAGCTAGGGTTTTACTCCCCAtccgccgaggccgaggccgccaGTGCAGAGATGACATGCCCGATGGTGGGAgtctacggcggcggcggcggcggcggcttcggaccCCACCACGACGAGCTCTACGACTTCCTATACAGCAAGTACG
This window of the Panicum virgatum strain AP13 chromosome 1K, P.virgatum_v5, whole genome shotgun sequence genome carries:
- the LOC120644348 gene encoding MYB-like transcription factor ODO1, yielding MGRAPCCDKASVKKGPWSPEEDAKLKAYIEEHGTGGNWIALPQKIGLKRCGKSCRLRWLNYLRPNIKHGDFTEEEEHIICSLYISIGSRWSIIAAQLPGRTDNDIKNYWNTKLKKKLLGKRAPSRRARANQADPYLVVAAGGNMCSTSGGGGGNNGISATAATPQALSASALERIQLHMRLQGLYGAFGCATNNDSAATAAAAPPWPKLETLLQTNKLLQGSLPTDAVATTVVSVQQPQHLADQSGLAAGAGEAEHQLSSATGATYMAPPGSFERPKLGFYSPSAEAEAASAEMTCPMVGVYGGGGGGGFGPHHDELYDFLYSKYGSLGGGVVQGGHTYHIPLLPELQCPDAAAAAAAAVGADEKFSTWAASSCDYGAAAGGHQLQGNPISSGLQDYVLGGGYDQ